In the Spirochaetota bacterium genome, GTGGTTGGGAGTTAGGGATAAGGAGGTAGGTAGGAGTTTGGTGGTGATATCTGTATTAGGATTTGTAATGTTTGGGGAGGATGGAGGTAAAATTTTCTTGTTTTTGGTGTTTTTACAACACTTGCAAAGAGGTATTTATCGGAATCACAAGTATTCACAAGCATTACATACATTTTTTGAACTCCCTCTTCAGAGATTGAAAAATTATATCAATATTATTTAAAATCTTACCTGCGAAGGAGTATTTGTGTATTCTAGGTTATTATCCGAAAATATGGGAGGATCTTTATGAGAAAGTTTTTTGATAGTGTAAAAGAAAAGATAAGTTCTTTAATTTATGATTTCAGGAGATGGCTCAAGATAAAAAATTCGGAAATACAAAAATGGGGACATGAAAAATTAACTGTGATGTTTATACCTCATTCCGAGAAGAAAGTTATAACTATTCACATATCAAATTTTGCACTACTTTTCGTTTCAATCATTATATCTGTTATAGTAGTTACCTCAATAATAGCGGTTTCTAACAGGAAGATGACAGATCAGAAGGTTGTGAGACTTGAAAGACAAAATCATATTAAAGATCAGTATATAAATAGTTTCGTGAACAACGCTAATTTGTTAAAGGAAAGGTTTGCTAGTTTTAGGTCAGATGTTAATAAAGTTTTTTCATTGACTACTTTACAAAACATAGGTTCGGAAATAGAATATCCAAGTAAAGATGAAGATAGTAATGAGCCTAATTCCTCTTCAGTTGATGATGTTATTTACAACAAACCTAAAGAAATAGACGAGCTTTATAGGTTAAGAAAGGAAATAGAGATTTACAAGATACAGATGCAAAAATTTGCTACTTTCGTGGAGAATTCAAAAAATGTTATAAGGTATATACCATCAGTTTGGCCTGTCAAGGATGGTTCTGGTCATATAACATCAACTTTTGGTTATAGAAGAGATCCATTTATGAATATGGCAAGATTTCACTCAGGTATTGATATAGCACACTGGCCTGGAACACCTGTAATAGCAAGTGCTGATGGGGTTGTCACATCAGCAGGCTGGTCCGGTGGGTATGGAAAAGTAATCAAGTTAGCGCACAAATATGGTTTCGTTTCAGTTTATGGACATTTGATGTCAATATATGTATCTGTAGGTGAGACAGTTAGAAAGGGACAAGTAATAGGATCAATAGGTATGACAGGAAGAGCAACTGGTTACCATCTACACTACGAGATTAGAATAGGAACTGATCTAGTAGATCCTATGCCATATGTCTCTATAAGATTGTTTGAGTAAATTACAAGATAGGAGTTAAGGTAAAAACCTATTTGTTTGTTAGTTATTACTTCACTAAAAATCTTAAGAGGGGACAAACAAGTATAATGTAAATTCGATAAGTTGATTTTTTCTTTGTTAAAAGAAAACAAAAGAATTAGATTTCTCTAGGAAAGTAGAATCTAAATCAGGACGATATTTGCTATTTTTAGTATGCTTGTCTATTGTTAACATCAAAGCAGAACATTAGAACTAGTTGCATATTAGGTTGAAATTGAAAAGGAAGAGAGTTCTGATAAGGAGGTTTAGATTTATAAGTTTAAGTAATTAAATGAGGGGGTTAACCCCCTCTTGATGATTACTGTTTCCTGTATATTAGGACACCGTATTCTGGTA is a window encoding:
- a CDS encoding M23 family metallopeptidase, producing MRKFFDSVKEKISSLIYDFRRWLKIKNSEIQKWGHEKLTVMFIPHSEKKVITIHISNFALLFVSIIISVIVVTSIIAVSNRKMTDQKVVRLERQNHIKDQYINSFVNNANLLKERFASFRSDVNKVFSLTTLQNIGSEIEYPSKDEDSNEPNSSSVDDVIYNKPKEIDELYRLRKEIEIYKIQMQKFATFVENSKNVIRYIPSVWPVKDGSGHITSTFGYRRDPFMNMARFHSGIDIAHWPGTPVIASADGVVTSAGWSGGYGKVIKLAHKYGFVSVYGHLMSIYVSVGETVRKGQVIGSIGMTGRATGYHLHYEIRIGTDLVDPMPYVSIRLFE